One window of Pseudomonas sp. ML2-2023-3 genomic DNA carries:
- a CDS encoding MurR/RpiR family transcriptional regulator — translation MSLEKNSFLQLLEQEFSNLTPTGKRIASYLLGNPQQLPFESADSIAQQTSTTGISVGRFLRSLGYQNLDEVKQSLRGEAPTSWLITDRIGAFRAENSCDDALDRSLHREIEAIQQVYELARSETFARIVQRIHEADAVFILGIQSTRGILTAFHSHLEYIRPKVYYVDGLSGIYAETLNSGFANPYAIIADFRAYSSVTQTFCDAASDNDLPLALITDLQCPWARDYPLDLLQIKTDVGQFWDSPAPLACLLNLMVSAVAEKYGEHLDVRLAKNRQLQKAFGQFEG, via the coding sequence ATGTCCTTGGAAAAAAACAGCTTTCTTCAGTTGCTGGAACAAGAGTTCTCCAACCTGACACCCACCGGCAAGCGTATTGCCAGTTACTTGTTGGGCAATCCGCAACAGTTGCCCTTCGAGTCCGCTGACAGCATTGCGCAGCAAACCTCTACCACGGGCATTTCCGTGGGCCGTTTCCTGCGTTCCCTGGGTTATCAGAACCTGGATGAGGTCAAGCAGAGCCTGCGCGGTGAAGCCCCTACCTCGTGGTTGATCACCGACCGTATCGGCGCCTTCCGCGCCGAAAACAGCTGCGATGATGCACTGGACCGTTCCCTGCACCGTGAAATCGAGGCCATCCAGCAGGTCTATGAACTGGCCCGCAGCGAAACCTTTGCCCGGATCGTGCAACGCATTCACGAAGCCGATGCCGTGTTTATCCTCGGCATCCAGTCCACCCGCGGCATCCTGACTGCTTTTCACAGTCACCTTGAGTACATCCGCCCCAAGGTCTACTACGTTGACGGCCTGTCGGGCATCTACGCCGAAACCCTGAACTCCGGTTTCGCCAATCCGTACGCAATCATTGCCGACTTCCGGGCGTACTCCAGCGTGACCCAGACCTTCTGCGACGCGGCCAGCGACAACGATTTGCCCCTGGCCCTGATCACCGACCTGCAATGCCCCTGGGCCCGGGATTACCCGCTGGACCTGCTGCAGATCAAGACCGACGTCGGGCAGTTCTGGGATTCCCCGGCTCCCCTGGCATGCCTGCTGAACCTGATGGTGTCGGCCGTGGCAGAAAAATACGGCGAGCATCTGGATGTACGCCTGGCAAAAAATCGTCAGTTGCAAAAAGCCTTCGGCCAGTTCGAAGGCTGA
- a CDS encoding GNAT family N-acetyltransferase translates to MVLPPPLFRHATPQDAERCYQIEISAYEGDEAATLEKIRTRIAQYPQGFLILEQASQVVGFINSGCAHDVVMSDEAFKELIGHDPAAPNVVIMSVVVSPEHQGKGFSTLLMHEFVEQMRSLGKKTIHLMCKEQHVGLYTRLGYQYVQPSPSEHGGMAWHEMVMAV, encoded by the coding sequence ATGGTTCTACCACCCCCCCTATTCAGACACGCGACCCCACAGGACGCGGAGCGCTGCTACCAGATCGAAATTTCAGCCTATGAAGGCGATGAAGCCGCCACTCTGGAAAAGATTCGTACACGGATCGCCCAGTATCCCCAGGGGTTTCTGATCCTTGAGCAGGCCAGCCAGGTGGTGGGTTTCATCAATAGCGGCTGTGCCCACGACGTGGTCATGTCGGATGAGGCCTTCAAGGAACTGATCGGGCACGACCCAGCGGCGCCCAATGTGGTGATCATGTCCGTGGTGGTGTCCCCTGAACATCAGGGCAAGGGCTTTTCAACGCTGCTGATGCACGAGTTTGTCGAGCAGATGCGCAGCCTCGGAAAAAAAACCATCCACCTGATGTGCAAAGAACAGCACGTCGGGCTCTACACCCGGCTGGGTTATCAGTACGTTCAGCCATCCCCCTCCGAACATGGCGGCATGGCCTGGCATGAGATGGTCATGGCTGTCTGA
- a CDS encoding WYL domain-containing protein: protein MSDPKDRLFRHLALLRHIPRAPKSISTSELQKKLKAEEFNIDSRTLQRDLSGRLALDFPLLCDESRRPYLWSFPKDTPRFDFPALDTPTALAFALAQSHLGKLLPPSVLELLAPHFDLAQRQLQGLEHNKLVHWLNCVRAVPNGKALQPAEVQASIWSPVATALLEARQLEMVYLSRSKGENKNLRVHPAGMVSRHCVSYLIGTVEGYSDYRQFALHRIKHAVCLDAPVREQADFDIDQYVHSGGFNNPGPVEFVDLVADVSPQIAWLLSETPLGSQQTLKQLPDSDWQRLNARVPSDQETLWWVFGVGESLRLYEPQGWVDEILVRFNKIQGLYTRPKLHCANACEEA from the coding sequence ATGTCAGATCCCAAAGACCGGTTGTTCAGACACCTGGCCCTTTTGCGCCACATCCCTCGTGCGCCCAAAAGCATTTCGACGAGTGAGCTGCAAAAAAAGCTCAAAGCTGAAGAGTTCAACATTGATTCGCGGACCTTGCAGCGTGACCTGAGTGGCCGCCTTGCGCTGGATTTCCCTTTGCTGTGTGACGAGAGTCGGCGCCCTTATCTGTGGAGCTTCCCGAAAGACACTCCGCGTTTTGATTTCCCCGCGCTGGATACGCCAACTGCCTTGGCTTTTGCACTCGCGCAAAGCCATCTGGGCAAGTTGCTGCCACCGAGTGTGCTTGAGCTATTGGCCCCCCATTTCGACCTGGCGCAGAGGCAGCTTCAGGGGCTGGAGCACAATAAATTGGTGCACTGGCTCAACTGTGTACGTGCCGTGCCCAACGGCAAGGCACTGCAGCCTGCTGAAGTGCAAGCGAGTATCTGGTCTCCGGTGGCCACCGCATTGCTGGAAGCGCGCCAACTGGAGATGGTCTACCTGAGTCGCAGCAAAGGTGAGAACAAGAACCTACGCGTTCATCCAGCAGGGATGGTTTCGCGCCATTGCGTGAGCTATCTGATTGGTACTGTTGAAGGTTATTCGGATTATCGCCAGTTCGCCCTGCATCGAATCAAGCATGCAGTCTGTCTGGATGCGCCAGTCCGCGAGCAGGCCGATTTCGATATAGATCAGTACGTCCATAGCGGGGGGTTCAACAATCCTGGCCCCGTCGAGTTCGTGGATCTGGTTGCTGATGTCTCGCCTCAAATTGCCTGGCTCTTGAGCGAAACGCCCCTCGGGTCGCAACAGACACTGAAACAATTGCCAGACAGTGACTGGCAACGCCTGAATGCCCGCGTGCCAAGCGACCAGGAGACACTCTGGTGGGTATTTGGTGTGGGAGAGAGCCTGAGGCTGTATGAACCGCAAGGCTGGGTGGATGAAATCCTGGTCAGATTTAACAAAATCCAAGGGTTGTACACACGACCCAAACTGCATTGCGCAAATGCCTGCGAGGAGGCTTGA